In the genome of Segatella copri, one region contains:
- a CDS encoding RNase H family protein, translating to MNKMPVNPPSWRNDTVLPLPNEVKANAWAVDAACSGNPGPMEYQCIDLQTGEQVFHYGPIHGTNNIGEFLAIVHALALMAQRGITDKVIYSDSVNAQLWVNKKQCKTKLERTPQTEQLYQVIARAENWLRTHPVTVPIFKWDTKKWGEIPADFGRKG from the coding sequence ATGAATAAGATGCCCGTAAATCCTCCTTCATGGAGAAACGATACCGTGTTGCCTTTGCCCAACGAGGTAAAGGCGAATGCCTGGGCTGTGGATGCTGCTTGTTCCGGCAATCCGGGTCCGATGGAATACCAATGCATTGATCTCCAGACTGGTGAGCAGGTTTTCCACTATGGTCCCATTCACGGCACCAACAACATCGGCGAGTTCCTTGCCATCGTCCACGCCCTAGCCCTGATGGCCCAACGAGGCATCACCGACAAGGTAATCTATAGCGACAGCGTGAATGCCCAGCTCTGGGTAAACAAGAAGCAATGCAAGACCAAGCTGGAACGCACTCCTCAAACCGAGCAGCTCTATCAGGTCATCGCCCGTGCCGAGAATTGGCTCCGCACCCACCCCGTCACCGTGCCTATCTTTAAATGGGATACGAAGAAATGGGGCGAGATTCCAGCCGACTTCGGAAGAAAAGGATAG
- the argS gene encoding arginine--tRNA ligase: protein MKIENEIISSVIAAVKELYGQDVSEKMVALQKTKSNFEGNLTLVVFPFLKMSKKKPEDTAQEIGEYLKKNCANVIADFNVVKGFLNLSIAPAAWVGLLNTINADPKFGEKPVTENSPLVMIEYSSPNTNKPLHLGHVRNNLLGWSLAQIMEANGNKVIKTNIVNDRGIHICKSMLAWLKWGNGETPETSGKKGDHLIGDYYVAFDKHYREEIAELKAQYMKEGMEEEAATEKAKAEAPLIKEAHEMLVKWENNDPEVRALWQKMNSWVYAGFDETYKMMGVGFDKIYYESNTYLEGKKKVEEGLEKGLFFRKDDNSVWADLTNEGLDQKLLLRSDGTSVYMTQDIGTADLRFKDFPIDKMIYVVGNEQNYHFQVLSILLDRLGFKWGKDLVHFSYGMVELPNGKMKSREGTVVDADDLMAEMIKDARQTSDELGKFKDMSEEERQEISRIVGLGALKYFILKVDARKNMLFNPEESIDFNGNTGPFIQYTYARIRSIMRKAAAEGIEIPAELGADAPINEKEIDLIQKMNDFAVAVADAGNNYNPGGIANYCYELTKEFNQFYHDYSILNAESEAEKTTRLVLAANVAKILKNGMALLGIEVPERM from the coding sequence ATGAAGATAGAAAACGAAATCATCAGCTCAGTCATCGCGGCGGTGAAGGAGCTTTATGGTCAGGACGTATCTGAAAAGATGGTAGCCCTGCAGAAGACCAAGAGTAATTTCGAAGGTAACCTTACCCTCGTCGTATTCCCATTCCTCAAGATGTCAAAGAAAAAGCCTGAGGATACTGCTCAGGAAATCGGTGAGTACTTGAAGAAGAACTGCGCCAACGTCATCGCAGACTTCAATGTGGTGAAGGGTTTCCTCAACCTTTCTATCGCTCCTGCCGCTTGGGTAGGACTCCTGAACACCATCAACGCTGACCCTAAGTTCGGTGAGAAGCCTGTTACTGAGAATAGTCCACTCGTCATGATCGAGTACTCTTCTCCTAACACCAACAAGCCTCTCCACCTCGGTCACGTGCGCAACAACCTGCTCGGTTGGTCATTGGCCCAGATTATGGAGGCCAACGGCAACAAGGTAATCAAGACAAACATCGTTAACGACCGTGGTATCCACATCTGTAAGTCAATGCTCGCTTGGCTCAAGTGGGGCAATGGTGAAACTCCTGAAACTTCCGGCAAGAAGGGCGACCACCTCATCGGCGACTACTATGTAGCCTTCGACAAGCACTATCGTGAGGAAATCGCAGAGCTCAAGGCGCAGTACATGAAGGAGGGCATGGAAGAAGAAGCTGCCACAGAGAAAGCAAAGGCAGAGGCTCCATTGATCAAGGAGGCTCACGAAATGCTCGTGAAGTGGGAGAACAACGACCCTGAGGTTCGTGCTCTCTGGCAGAAGATGAACAGCTGGGTTTACGCAGGCTTCGACGAGACCTACAAGATGATGGGTGTAGGTTTCGACAAGATATATTATGAGTCAAACACTTACCTCGAAGGTAAGAAGAAGGTAGAAGAAGGATTGGAAAAAGGTCTCTTCTTCCGCAAGGACGACAACTCTGTATGGGCAGACCTCACCAACGAGGGTCTCGACCAGAAGCTTCTGCTCCGTTCTGACGGCACCTCTGTCTATATGACTCAGGACATCGGTACTGCCGACCTCCGCTTCAAGGACTTCCCTATCGACAAGATGATTTACGTAGTAGGTAACGAGCAGAACTACCACTTCCAGGTGCTCTCTATCCTGCTCGACCGCCTCGGCTTCAAGTGGGGTAAGGACTTGGTTCACTTCTCTTACGGAATGGTAGAGCTGCCTAACGGTAAGATGAAGAGCCGCGAGGGAACCGTAGTAGATGCAGATGACCTGATGGCAGAGATGATCAAGGATGCCCGACAGACAAGCGATGAGCTTGGCAAGTTCAAGGACATGAGCGAGGAAGAGCGCCAGGAGATTTCACGCATCGTGGGTCTCGGAGCGTTGAAGTACTTCATCCTCAAGGTAGATGCCCGCAAGAATATGCTCTTCAACCCAGAGGAGAGTATCGACTTCAACGGCAACACAGGTCCTTTCATCCAATACACCTACGCTCGTATCCGCAGCATCATGCGCAAGGCAGCAGCCGAGGGCATCGAGATTCCTGCAGAGTTGGGCGCAGATGCTCCTATCAACGAGAAGGAGATCGACCTCATCCAGAAGATGAACGACTTCGCAGTAGCCGTAGCCGATGCCGGCAACAACTACAACCCAGGCGGCATTGCCAACTACTGCTACGAGCTGACCAAGGAGTTCAACCAGTTCTACCACGACTACAGCATTCTGAATGCTGAGAGCGAGGCAGAGAAGACCACCCGTCTGGTTCTGGCAGCCAATGTTGCCAAGATTCTGAAGAACGGTATGGCTCTGCTCGGCATCGAGGTTCCAGAAAGAATGTAA
- a CDS encoding UpxY family transcription antiterminator, with protein sequence MRLSCDPNEILWYAMSSPFRREMKAKALLDAHHIENFIPMKKMQEIRNGEIVTREEPAIHNFVFVHDSYNGIMKVKKGLEILQFILNPLSPIVVPQRQMDDFIRLYESVDYDEPEFLTPQTMGQLRKNARVVIGDGPLAGISGYYQRVKGAKDKRFIVLIEGLIAMACSVECKFVKVK encoded by the coding sequence ATGAGGTTATCTTGTGATCCCAATGAAATCTTGTGGTATGCGATGAGTTCTCCTTTTCGTCGGGAGATGAAGGCCAAGGCACTCTTGGATGCTCACCATATAGAGAATTTTATCCCGATGAAGAAAATGCAGGAGATTCGGAATGGTGAAATTGTAACGCGGGAGGAACCGGCTATCCACAACTTCGTCTTCGTGCATGATAGCTACAATGGCATCATGAAGGTGAAGAAGGGGCTGGAGATTCTGCAGTTCATTCTAAATCCCCTGTCTCCGATAGTTGTGCCGCAGAGGCAGATGGATGACTTCATCCGTCTTTACGAATCGGTCGATTATGACGAGCCCGAGTTTCTCACTCCCCAGACGATGGGGCAGCTTCGGAAGAATGCAAGGGTGGTCATCGGGGATGGGCCACTTGCTGGCATCTCTGGTTATTACCAGCGAGTGAAGGGGGCGAAGGACAAGCGCTTCATAGTGTTGATAGAAGGTTTGATAGCAATGGCATGCAGCGTGGAGTGTAAGTTTGTGAAAGTAAAGTAG
- a CDS encoding TolC family protein — MKRIGILIGWLVWAAGVSAQSWSLDDCMKYAVEHATEVKREVVNARQRKQDYQHAVAGFLPTVTGGVQGQYAWGRNIDPETNTYNNVTTFNNYYQLYAELNVFDGFATINALKQAKLSRDYSATAMQKIQDDRAIDVMQKYVDAAYAEASIQIASEKLNESKRMLAKMKRLYELGEKGRPDVVQMESQVAEDEYNLTHQENVAKQSLLALKSAMNFPVNEELKIQIKEEQNLKLTSDNKEVSESGVNYETVYQGFQHISPDLKSAEYEVERARYDYKIAKGRLLPSLSLGGGISTNYYKNLSQKGQYDGFASQFRNNQGEYLALTLSIPIYNSDHWHSVKKARNDWQLAQVNLEEIRRKLHDQIAQAVMDAEGYAKELHQMQKKVASDSLAYHMSSRKFEEGMLSTFDLHTAAQTLLESRIKELQMQMLLIIKQRLVAYYQGENLIK; from the coding sequence ATGAAAAGAATAGGAATATTGATAGGATGGTTGGTCTGGGCGGCTGGAGTCTCGGCACAGAGCTGGAGCCTTGACGACTGCATGAAATACGCCGTGGAGCACGCCACGGAGGTGAAGCGGGAGGTGGTAAACGCCCGCCAGCGCAAGCAGGATTACCAGCATGCTGTGGCAGGATTCCTGCCTACCGTTACGGGCGGCGTGCAGGGACAGTACGCCTGGGGACGAAATATCGACCCGGAAACCAATACTTATAATAATGTAACGACATTCAACAACTACTATCAGCTTTATGCCGAACTGAATGTATTCGACGGTTTCGCCACCATCAACGCCTTGAAGCAGGCTAAGCTGAGCCGGGATTATTCAGCCACGGCGATGCAGAAGATTCAGGACGACCGTGCCATCGACGTGATGCAGAAATATGTGGATGCTGCCTATGCTGAGGCAAGCATTCAGATAGCAAGCGAGAAACTGAACGAAAGCAAGCGGATGCTGGCTAAGATGAAGCGTCTGTATGAACTGGGTGAGAAGGGACGCCCGGATGTGGTGCAGATGGAATCGCAGGTGGCAGAAGATGAATACAATCTTACGCATCAGGAGAATGTGGCAAAACAGAGTCTGCTTGCCTTGAAATCGGCGATGAATTTTCCGGTGAATGAAGAGCTGAAAATCCAGATTAAAGAGGAACAGAATTTGAAGTTAACGTCTGATAATAAAGAGGTTTCTGAATCTGGAGTAAACTACGAAACCGTTTACCAGGGCTTCCAGCATATTTCTCCCGATTTGAAGTCGGCAGAATACGAAGTGGAGCGGGCACGGTATGATTACAAGATAGCAAAAGGCAGATTGCTGCCATCACTCTCTCTCGGTGGCGGCATTTCTACCAACTATTATAAGAATCTCTCTCAGAAAGGGCAATACGATGGGTTTGCCTCGCAGTTTCGCAACAACCAGGGCGAATACCTCGCATTGACCCTTTCCATACCTATTTATAATAGCGACCATTGGCACAGCGTGAAGAAGGCACGCAACGACTGGCAACTGGCACAGGTGAACCTGGAAGAAATCCGTCGCAAGCTTCACGACCAGATAGCCCAGGCGGTAATGGATGCAGAGGGTTATGCCAAGGAGTTGCATCAGATGCAGAAGAAGGTAGCCTCTGATTCGCTCGCCTATCACATGTCGAGCCGGAAGTTTGAAGAAGGAATGCTTTCCACCTTCGATCTTCATACCGCAGCCCAGACGCTTCTGGAAAGCAGGATCAAGGAACTCCAGATGCAGATGCTGCTCATTATCAAACAAAGGTTAGTTGCTTATTATCAGGGAGAAAATTTAATTAAATAA
- a CDS encoding rhamnogalacturonan lyase, with the protein MKLHFLLAALLVANSFSASAQQVKEKLNRAPVAVKTSQGILVSWRSLTSDAKNLAFDVYRNGKKVASAVSDVTSYLDANGKPGDTYRIVSSAGETSEAIAWNSMFTTFDVKRPASIKSGNTTGRYRPDDMAVGDLDGDGNYELILKWMPDNQRDSGKDGYASPVIISAYRMDGTPLWEKNINLGLNVRSGNHTTQMVVYDFDGDGKAELICKTANGSTDGKGRFVTEAGDANIQAVDNAKTYLNSKGRVTGGEEFLTVFKGETGEAMHTIWYSPSRSGEDFPSSATDNSSFFGDSNCNRSERFNACAAYLDGMDKLPSAVFQRGYYKNCFLWAVDWNGKELSTRWLHKGLSNKWEVVDAKGQVLSSGTGNSSFGQGVHGISVGDVNNDGFDDICIGAATIGHDGKLLCATGKGHGDAIHLTDLCPDRPGLEVMMPHEEKAGGYGWDVHDATTGEFLCVATGDRDNGRGLAADFVPANRGFEFWSSTDADVRDCATGNTVIASKKPDANFRIYWTGDPYDQTFDGRYSTTTGGYSPRIQNYNTARKSIVTFQNFYEYGNPSACNSTKATPCLQADLLGDWREELIMFQHEDDYTSPTCKIMIFSTPEPTKYKVPCLMEDHVYRMGVVWQNSSYNQPPHLGFYLPDYLGVDGKTYVTQTVSHAPEKVAVEKPTNGMEEMKAPAEDKAIIKGTCYTAGEKGEITASSSNGYIKMRTNNNGETITFSVNAGYRITGINVEGYSNNTSTTADRSIYLTGVYVDGSESSILANQVTLPGGTAGQSPVTIDLKDFAATQSIKLAFDNSNITSGDVDAKGKNKQIFARVTFTYEQITNGIRVVHTAVVKDGKIYNMLGQQVEQMKAGQMYICNGKKFIAR; encoded by the coding sequence ATGAAATTGCATTTTTTGTTGGCTGCTTTATTAGTGGCAAATTCCTTCTCTGCTTCAGCTCAGCAGGTAAAGGAAAAGTTGAATCGTGCACCCGTGGCTGTCAAGACCAGCCAGGGTATTCTGGTTTCCTGGCGTTCGCTTACCTCTGATGCCAAGAATCTGGCCTTCGATGTGTATCGCAATGGCAAGAAGGTGGCTTCTGCCGTTTCGGATGTAACCAGCTATCTGGATGCCAACGGCAAGCCGGGCGATACGTATCGCATCGTGTCTTCGGCAGGTGAAACGAGCGAGGCCATTGCCTGGAACAGCATGTTTACCACCTTCGATGTGAAGCGCCCTGCCAGCATCAAGAGTGGAAACACCACCGGAAGATACCGCCCGGACGACATGGCGGTGGGCGACCTGGATGGCGACGGCAACTATGAACTGATTCTGAAATGGATGCCTGACAACCAGCGTGACAGCGGAAAGGACGGCTATGCTTCACCGGTCATCATCAGCGCCTATCGCATGGATGGCACTCCGCTGTGGGAGAAGAACATCAACCTGGGACTCAACGTCCGTTCGGGCAACCATACCACGCAGATGGTGGTCTATGATTTCGATGGCGACGGAAAGGCTGAGCTGATCTGCAAGACGGCCAATGGTTCTACCGATGGCAAGGGCAGGTTTGTAACCGAGGCTGGCGATGCCAATATCCAGGCGGTGGATAATGCCAAGACCTATCTTAACAGCAAGGGTAGAGTAACCGGCGGCGAGGAATTCCTTACCGTATTCAAGGGTGAAACGGGCGAGGCGATGCACACCATCTGGTATTCGCCAAGCCGTTCGGGAGAAGACTTCCCTTCTTCGGCTACAGACAATTCCAGTTTCTTCGGCGATAGCAACTGCAATCGTTCGGAGCGTTTCAATGCCTGTGCCGCTTATCTGGACGGCATGGACAAGTTGCCATCGGCTGTGTTCCAGCGTGGATATTACAAGAACTGCTTCCTGTGGGCTGTGGATTGGAACGGAAAGGAACTTTCTACCCGCTGGCTTCATAAGGGCCTGAGCAATAAGTGGGAAGTGGTGGATGCCAAGGGGCAGGTGCTCAGTTCGGGAACGGGAAATTCCAGTTTCGGACAGGGGGTACACGGCATTTCCGTGGGCGATGTGAACAACGATGGCTTTGATGATATCTGTATTGGTGCGGCTACCATCGGGCATGATGGTAAGTTGCTCTGTGCCACGGGAAAGGGTCATGGCGATGCCATCCATCTGACCGATCTTTGTCCCGACCGTCCTGGTCTGGAGGTGATGATGCCTCACGAGGAAAAAGCGGGCGGTTATGGCTGGGATGTACACGATGCCACCACCGGAGAATTCCTTTGCGTTGCTACGGGCGATAGAGACAACGGACGCGGACTGGCGGCAGATTTCGTGCCTGCCAACAGAGGATTCGAGTTCTGGTCGAGCACGGATGCTGATGTGCGCGATTGTGCCACCGGCAATACGGTGATTGCCAGCAAAAAACCTGATGCCAATTTCAGAATCTATTGGACGGGCGATCCGTACGACCAGACTTTCGATGGCCGATACAGTACCACAACGGGTGGTTATTCTCCACGCATCCAAAACTATAATACGGCAAGAAAGAGCATCGTCACCTTCCAGAACTTCTATGAATATGGAAATCCATCGGCATGCAATTCTACCAAGGCTACTCCATGCCTGCAGGCTGACCTGCTGGGCGACTGGCGCGAGGAGCTGATTATGTTCCAGCATGAGGACGATTATACTTCGCCAACTTGCAAGATCATGATTTTCTCTACTCCGGAGCCTACTAAATATAAGGTGCCTTGCCTGATGGAAGACCATGTTTATCGTATGGGCGTAGTATGGCAGAACTCATCTTACAACCAGCCGCCTCATCTGGGTTTTTATCTGCCGGATTACCTGGGGGTAGATGGAAAAACCTACGTTACCCAGACCGTGAGCCATGCTCCTGAAAAGGTGGCTGTAGAGAAGCCTACCAATGGTATGGAAGAGATGAAGGCTCCAGCCGAAGACAAGGCAATCATCAAGGGTACCTGCTATACGGCAGGCGAGAAGGGTGAGATAACTGCCTCTTCATCTAATGGTTACATCAAGATGAGAACCAACAACAATGGTGAAACCATCACCTTCTCCGTAAATGCCGGTTATCGCATCACGGGCATCAATGTGGAGGGTTACAGCAACAATACCTCTACCACAGCCGACCGCTCTATCTATCTTACGGGCGTTTATGTGGATGGAAGCGAAAGCTCTATCTTGGCAAATCAGGTAACTTTGCCTGGTGGTACCGCCGGCCAGAGCCCTGTAACCATCGACCTTAAGGATTTTGCTGCAACCCAGAGCATCAAGTTAGCGTTCGACAACTCTAACATCACGAGCGGCGATGTGGATGCCAAGGGTAAGAACAAGCAGATATTTGCCAGAGTAACCTTTACCTACGAGCAGATAACCAACGGAATCAGGGTGGTTCACACAGCCGTGGTGAAGGATGGCAAGATTTACAACATGCTGGGTCAGCAGGTGGAGCAGATGAAGGCAGGTCAGATGTATATCTGTAATGGCAAGAAGTTTATCGCCAGATAA
- a CDS encoding DGQHR domain-containing protein codes for MKLEIPYIEVEQPIGTFYLSAINAKTLVDIVEIRRRNSDNVFELSLFKRYTNTQEQGIQRAQSKERVNKIKDYCSDPDATFPTPIIISIYSDVSYIDKNNTFVFEVDDNKKIGDVIDGQHRLLGISSSGLSGEFNLPVVLMFNLNTEEKAYVFSIINSTQTKVSMSLIYDLFDLSTKRSPQKVAHEIARAMNKMEESPFFNRLKMLGKKEQGQSFAVLSQGTFVTKLLTLISNNPDADSYRLKRGDSLASDRKLPFREYFITEQDGVMLKVLLNCFNALKDVFPKEWDYPDNNVLWKTTGFGGVIKAFPKLYKKGATERNLTEGFFHQCFQNLKVYMEMRKEDFSNKYFSGGGEQLQAKLQSYIEESNKLC; via the coding sequence ATGAAACTAGAAATTCCATATATAGAAGTAGAACAGCCTATTGGAACCTTCTATTTATCAGCTATTAATGCAAAGACTCTTGTAGATATAGTTGAAATTAGACGAAGAAATTCCGATAATGTTTTCGAATTGTCTTTGTTTAAAAGATATACGAATACTCAGGAGCAAGGGATTCAAAGAGCACAATCAAAAGAGCGTGTCAATAAAATTAAGGACTATTGTTCTGATCCAGATGCTACTTTTCCTACTCCTATTATTATAAGTATATATTCTGATGTAAGTTATATAGATAAGAATAATACTTTTGTTTTTGAGGTTGACGATAATAAAAAAATAGGGGATGTAATTGATGGTCAACATCGACTGTTGGGAATTAGCTCTTCAGGTTTGAGTGGTGAGTTTAACTTACCTGTGGTTTTGATGTTTAATTTGAATACAGAAGAGAAGGCTTACGTCTTTTCTATTATCAATAGTACTCAAACGAAGGTTAGCATGAGTTTGATCTACGATTTGTTTGATTTATCAACAAAGCGTAGTCCGCAAAAAGTTGCTCATGAAATTGCCAGGGCAATGAATAAAATGGAAGAGTCACCTTTCTTTAATCGTTTGAAGATGCTTGGGAAAAAAGAGCAGGGACAAAGTTTTGCAGTTTTATCTCAAGGAACTTTTGTTACGAAACTTTTGACTTTGATTTCAAATAATCCTGATGCTGATAGTTATAGGTTAAAACGTGGAGATTCGCTAGCTTCAGATAGAAAATTACCTTTTAGAGAATACTTTATTACAGAGCAAGATGGTGTTATGCTGAAAGTGCTATTGAATTGTTTTAATGCTCTGAAAGATGTGTTTCCAAAGGAATGGGATTATCCTGATAATAACGTCTTGTGGAAAACAACGGGATTTGGTGGCGTGATTAAAGCATTTCCTAAGTTATATAAAAAAGGTGCTACAGAAAGAAATTTAACGGAAGGATTTTTCCATCAGTGTTTCCAAAACTTAAAAGTTTATATGGAAATGCGTAAAGAGGATTTTTCTAATAAATATTTTTCTGGAGGTGGTGAACAGTTGCAAGCAAAACTTCAATCGTATATCGAAGAGTCAAATAAATTATGTTAG
- a CDS encoding efflux RND transporter periplasmic adaptor subunit, translating into MDIKIEKKKYLVPRKYWAWIGGGVVLIAVLIWLGLSNFSSTLKVDRMGLSIGTVEKAQFNDYVSVDGQVVPISVVQISSEEGGIVLEKVVDEGAHVNKGDVIVKLSNSNLDLEILNAESELAEKQDMLRNTQISMEQDRLNNSNEELSLSQDVITKRRSYQHQEALHKEELNSREEYLKAKEDYDLAVKKHALISKRLKKDAQLRRSQMEQMGDNLEAMQKNVQLVRQRKEKLNIRSTISGEIGLLDVELGQSISAGQKIGVINDLSDFKVQAQVDEHYIDRVKPGLTATFDQNGKHYLLQVRKVYPEVRDGRFRIDFIFKGVRPGNIRTGQTYYVDLQLGQSKQAIIIPKGTFYSVTGGQWIFVLDKSGKKAYRRKITIGRQNPQYYEVIEGLEPGEQVIVSGYEAYKDNDVLVFN; encoded by the coding sequence ATGGATATAAAGATAGAAAAGAAAAAATATCTCGTGCCTCGCAAGTATTGGGCATGGATTGGCGGAGGAGTGGTTTTGATCGCAGTCCTCATTTGGTTGGGATTGAGCAATTTCTCTTCCACCCTGAAGGTGGACAGGATGGGATTGAGCATCGGAACCGTGGAGAAGGCGCAGTTCAACGATTATGTTTCGGTGGATGGACAGGTGGTTCCTATCTCCGTGGTACAGATCAGTTCTGAGGAAGGCGGTATCGTTCTGGAGAAAGTGGTGGATGAAGGTGCCCACGTGAATAAGGGCGATGTAATCGTGAAACTGAGCAATTCGAATCTCGACCTGGAGATTCTGAATGCCGAAAGCGAACTTGCCGAAAAGCAGGACATGCTTCGCAATACCCAGATTTCGATGGAGCAGGACCGCCTGAACAATAGCAACGAGGAACTGTCGCTTTCGCAGGATGTCATCACCAAGCGCCGTTCCTATCAGCATCAGGAGGCGCTGCACAAGGAAGAGCTCAATTCGCGCGAGGAGTATCTCAAGGCAAAGGAAGATTACGACCTTGCCGTCAAGAAGCATGCGCTCATCAGCAAGCGATTGAAGAAGGATGCGCAGCTTCGCCGTTCACAGATGGAGCAGATGGGCGATAATCTGGAAGCCATGCAGAAGAATGTGCAGCTGGTTCGCCAGCGCAAGGAGAAGCTGAACATCCGCAGCACTATTTCGGGCGAAATCGGCTTGCTCGATGTGGAACTGGGACAGAGCATTTCTGCCGGACAGAAGATAGGCGTCATCAACGACCTCAGCGATTTCAAGGTGCAGGCGCAGGTGGACGAGCATTACATCGACCGGGTAAAACCGGGACTTACTGCCACTTTTGACCAGAACGGCAAGCATTATCTCCTGCAGGTTCGCAAGGTTTATCCCGAGGTAAGAGATGGCAGGTTCCGCATCGACTTCATCTTCAAAGGTGTTCGCCCTGGCAATATCCGAACCGGTCAGACCTATTATGTAGATTTGCAGCTCGGTCAGTCGAAGCAGGCAATAATTATCCCTAAAGGCACGTTCTATAGTGTAACGGGTGGTCAATGGATCTTTGTATTAGACAAGAGTGGCAAGAAGGCTTATCGCCGAAAGATCACCATCGGTCGCCAGAATCCTCAGTATTATGAGGTGATTGAGGGCTTGGAGCCGGGTGAGCAGGTTATCGTTAGCGGCTATGAAGCCTATAAGGATAATGATGTATTAGTTTTTAATTAG